Within the Megalopta genalis isolate 19385.01 unplaced genomic scaffold, iyMegGena1_principal scaffold0153, whole genome shotgun sequence genome, the region AAGCAACATCAAGAATCTCAAATTTCAATATCAACTAAGGTTTTTTAGTAAAGAGTTCCTACGAAGACTTTTGAGAGTATTTTTATACTAGACATGGCCAACATTTTTTACAACTAAACCGTATAATCTTATTCATGCATTTTAATGCTTATAGAGTGTTAGAATTtggtaataaaatttaaaaaatgtatgcgGAACGAATTAGGAcactttaaatatttttttgtcataTTTATGTCtagtattgttttgaataatTACGTACATCACTATCTTAAATTTTGTTCGTTGTATCGCGCTGTGATGCCGTTCTAATTTCGGCGTCGTTGAAGGGCGTAAATCTTCAACTCAGGATTTCCTGACAACGCGTATCAAAACGAATTCCCTACAACCTGGTCGGGTTCTAAGGATATTAAATTAGATAAATGAACACGATGTTTGTAACACTTGTAACTTTATTTCACTTTCTACACGGTTAAACTGTGGACGGTAGAACGAAGGGCTAAGCGGTTGAATTGGCTGTGTAGTTCGACTGATCAAGAATGACGACGTGAGTGCTGGATGTTGTGTGTTTTATAATGTCGGTGTGGGCGTGTGCTGTCTCAAAAGTGTGCTGATTCGTTGATGCTATTTTCGATGTGATTGTCTAGTTGGTTCGAAGTCCGCCCCCGTGCACCCCGTTGCAGGAAGGTAACATTGTGGGGGGATGGTTGATCCTCGCGTTGCCTTGTGTCTGCGAGTTTCGCGGGTTCGACCCTGACAGGTAATAATCCCAAGAAGGTCCGTAACTCTGAGCAATGGTAAACGGAAACTAAAGAACTTAATGTTGGAATTTGGCATGCTAGGCGAAAGTGGCAATATCCATAAAGGTATTGTCTTCGGATTTCTTGGGTTTAGTACTTGTCATATAATCGGAAGGAGAGATATTTTACGACACGGATTGCTAGAGACGTGGCTATCGTACATAACTCGCACAAATGATGGACAAGAaaagaataaagaaataaaacaatttGGCCGGTTCGGGCCGACTGAACATCCTACCCCCGTTGAGAGAGGGTATCGATCAATACTGCACTATATGTTTAAATCTAAATTGCAACCCAATGAACTGATTATGGTGTAGAGGTAGCAACAATGCTAGTGACGGGATTCTGATGTTTGTTTCTTGGTAGGACCAATAAGATTAGGTATGTCCTTCATCTCGGCAGTCTCGGATCCGGAGTCGTCTGTTTGATTAGGTAGTGGTACTAGACGTTTGATGCTGCGATCTAGTACCTTAGTAGCTGTTTTCACCGTGGCCGCCCGAATGATGCCATTCGAACCTGGATGGATCTTGACGACTTTTCCTAATGGCCACTGTAATGAAGGTGTATTATCTTCCCTGAGAAGAACAATGGTACCCTCCTTGATTGGATGACTGCCTGTGGCCCACTTATGACGGCAGGTCAACTCGTTAAGGTACTCTCGTCTCCACCAGTTCCAAAAGTGTTGCTTTATCTTTTGTATTTGTTGCCAGCTAGATAGCCTATTTGACGGAGTGACCCTGAAATCCCTCTCGCGGAGGCTTGTTAATGAGTCGCCGATGAGGAAATGACCAGGGATCGAAGCAAGCAGATCATTGGCATCAGAGGATATGGGAGAGAGTGGGCGAGAATTCAGGATTGCTTCTATTTCTGTGATGAGAGTGTTGAAATTTTCAAATGTAAATAGCTCATTACCGGCGACGCGTTTTAAATGGTACTTGAATGATTTCACGGCTGCTTCCCAGAGTCCTCCGAAATGTGGTGCCTGTGGGGGAATGAAATTCCATTCAATGGATCGTTCGGATAGGAAGGTGCTTAATTTGTTCTAGTGGTCGACGGATGTCAGAAGCTCCCGAAGCTCGCGCAACTCGTTGTTGGCTCCTACGAAATTCGAGCCGTTATCTGAATATAAGTGAGTGCAGTAGCCTCGCCTGGCTATAAACCGTCTGAGTGCAGCGATGAATGCTACACTTGTTAAGTCGCTTGCGAGCTCTAGATGTGTAGCCTTCACTGCAAGACAAACGAAGTCTGCTACATACACCTTAATTTTGCCTCGGTTTCGACGTTTTCTCTCCTTGATATAGAATGGCCCACAATAATCAACGCCTACGTTGGAGAAGGGTCTTGATTCCGTTACTCGGGATGGAGGTAGATTCCCCATTATGTAGTTCGTAGGCGGTGGTTGGGCTTGACAGCAAGTCACGCATCCTTTTATGGCCTTCCAGATCTGACTGCGTCCGTCAATTGGCCAATATCGGCGCCTTATGGCATACAGAGTCGTTTGGACACCTGCATGTAGTTGCGCGCGGTGTTCGCTTTCAATGATCACGGACGTAATCCGTGCCTTTGGGAGAATTAGGGGGTGTTTCTGGTTGAAGGGCATTGGTGAATGCTTTAAGCGTCCACCGACTCGCAACATCCTGTCATCATCTAGGAAGGGGTTCAATTGTTGCAATTTACCCTTCACTGTCTGATTCTTGGTGAGGCATCGAATTTCTTCTGCGAAGTAGACCCTCTGGAGTAATTGAATAATGGTGTCACACACACGAGAGTTTTTCAGTTCCAGGGCAGAGAGGGCACCCTTCTCTTTGTTGGATGATTTCCACCGAAGACAATATGCAATGACTCGCTGCATCTTTGTCCATGATGAGTATCTCTCCAGAAAGGATATGTCTGATAGCATTGTCGCTAGACAGATTGCGGTTTTCTGCTCTGGAACTATCGACGACGTTTGTAGCCAGTGGAGAACTATTGTAGAGTCGGTCCAAAAGGTGGTATGTTTGATTGGTAGCTGCAGGGCCTCTCGTACTGTCTGGTATAACGATGATAGCAGAAAGGCGCCGCAGAGTTCGAGGCAAGGAATTGACTGAGTCTTCAGAGGTGCGACCTTGGATTTCGCGACTAAAATGGTGACATGAACATGGTCATGTTCGCCAATTGAACGCGTGTATATGCAAGCGCCAAAGGCGCGTTAACTGGCGTCACAAAAACCGTGCAATTCGAGTTCTTTTGCTCCGGTAGCGATGGTTTTCCTTTGGAACACGACGCCGTTCAGGAGTGGTAGTCTGTGATAATATTGAATCCATTCGGTATGGATCTCTATCGGTAGTGACTCGTCCCAGTCTACTATCATGGTACAGAGCTTCTGGAGCAGAATCTTCGCTACAATGATTACCGAGCTCAGAAGCCCTAATAGGTCGTAGATCTTCGCGATTTCGGAACTTATTGACCTTTTGGTGATGGTTCCGATGGATTTGAATGTGGTGACCGCGTAAGAAATGGAGTCGTCCGATGAATTCCACACAACACCGAGCGTTTTTATTGTGGATGACTCTCCGAGCTGAAGCCTTTTATTCAGGTTTTCCTCTGCCAAACCTTGCAATAGGGCTGGATGGTTAGACGCCCATTGTCGGATGTTTAACCCTGCTGTGTTTAGCAGGTTTGTTAAGTCTTCCTGTAATTAGAGAGCTTCATCAAGAGTCGATGCCCCCGTAATCGCGTCGTCGATATAGAAATCCCGGGTCAATGCCTGTGCCGCTTCGAAAAACTGATGTCCCTCGTCTTGCGCAAGCTGTGTGAGGCATCGAATCGCAAGATATGGTGCTGCGGAGAGTCCAAATGTGACGGTGTTTAATTCGAATGTTTTCACGATTCCGGTACTGTCGCGCCAAAGGGTACGTTGGTATTTCCGATCTTCTGGACGGACGAGAAATTGACGGTACATCTTTTCGATGTCACCTGTCAATACGTATTGGTGATTGCGGAATCTAAGTAAAATATACAGAAGATCATCTTGGATTTTGGCCCAGTAAGCAGTGTGTCGTTGAGGGCAGTTCCTGACGTCGTAGCTGCTGACCCATCGAATACTACTCGCAACTTGGTGGTTAGGCTCGTAGTTTTCATCATTGCGTGATGTGATAAATAATACCCGTCGTTTAGGATGTGCGACTCGGCTGTTTCGGTCATGTGACCTAGATTAAGGTAGTCCTAAAGAACCATATTGTATTCCTGATGTAGGCTTGGGTCACGCTGTAGTTTGCGTTCCAGCGAGGTGAGTCGTTTGAGGGCCATTGTTTTAGAGGTACCGAGTTGTGAGAGATTGTTATTGAAAGGCAGTGCGACGACATATCTACCGCTCTTGGTTCCGGAAACGTGTCTTTTGAAATGGTCTTCGCATGCCTTCTCGGATTCAGTGAGATGCTGAACTCGAGGGCCCTCTTCGAGTTCCCAGAATCGAGTGATATCGATTTGCCAGGCCGAAGTAGAATGAAATGCTTTTGGGTGACTGGGGTGAGTAGCAGGAGCACTCCCCCCGATTACCCATCCTAGTCGAGTTTTTTGCATGTACAGATCTGGACCATTGGGAGGTGAAAGGTTGATCTGTCCAACGCTTAAGATAGAGAGAGCTGCCTCAGCGCCCAAGAGAAGATCGACTGGAGCGGAGAGATGGAAACTTGGGTCGgccaaaagaaaattttttgaCATGCTTATGCGAGACCGGTCAATCGTTTGACCGGGAATGCATGATGAAATGGTCGGGATAACGAGGAATGTTAGCGTCCGTTGATAGTTGCTAATTCGAGATTTAATGGTAGCCGTAACCGCGTGTTTCGCGTAGGTCGTCATGGTATTGAGAGCTCCAAtgggaaataaatatttattttgtggAAGTCCGAGTCTTTTTGCGAGAGATTCAGTCATGAAATTAGTGGTTGTGCATGtgtcttttatatatataaaagagaAACAAGTCGTTGGCTTTGCGTATATATTTTTTGTTATGAAAAGAATCTGTTTATATATCTTACAATTTGCTAAAAAGTTTCACAATACATTTATTTGTGTTCCTATGAAGCACACTGTATACATGTTTAACATATGAAAAGATCATAATTTTTTGTATA harbors:
- the LOC143262574 gene encoding uncharacterized protein LOC143262574, which gives rise to MSSHCLSITISHNSDYLNLGHMTETAESHILNDGYYLSHHAMMKTTSLTTKLRVVFDGSAATTSGTALNDTLLTGPKSKMIFSLLQGLAEENLNKRLQLGESSTIKTLGVVWNSSDDSISYAVTTFKSIGTITKRSISSEIAKIYDLLGLLSSVIIVAKILLQKLCTMIVDWDESLPIEIHTEWIQYYHRLPLLNGVVFQRKTIATGAKELELHVAKSKVAPLKTQSIPCLELCGAFLLSSLYQTVREALQLPIKHTTFWTDSTIVLHWLQTSSIVPEQKTAICLATMLSDISFLERYSSWTKMQRVIAYCLRWKSSNKEKGALSALELKNSRVCDTIIQLLQRVYFAEEIRCLTKNQTVKGKLQQLNPFLDDDRMLRVGGRLKHSPMPFNQKHPLILPKARITSVIIESEHRAQLHAGVQTTLYAIRRRYWPIDGRSQIWKAIKGCVTCCQAQPPPTNYIMGNLPPSRVTESRPFSNAPHFGGLWEAAVKSFKYHLKRVAGNELFTFENFNTLITEIEAILNSRPLSPISSDANDLLASIPGHFLIGDSLTSLRERDFRVTPSNRLSSWQQIQKIKQHFWNWWRREYLNELTCRHKWATGSHPIKEGTIVLLREDNTPSLQWPLGKVVKIHPGSNGIIRAATVKTATKVLDRSIKRLVPLPNQTDDSGSETAEMKDIPNLIGPTKKQTSESRH